A stretch of the Terriglobales bacterium genome encodes the following:
- a CDS encoding MaoC family dehydratase, with protein sequence MSSLPFKPGDSASVSRTIGNKEIQAFAALFDDYNPLHVDDAYAGRSRFGGRIAHGVICLGLISHLIGMKLPGTGAIYLGQSARFLKPVRVGDTVTASVEVTKIRADKPILTLATRCVNHKDEVVMEGEAVVMWEGG encoded by the coding sequence ATGTCTTCCCTGCCGTTCAAGCCCGGTGATTCGGCCTCGGTTAGTCGCACCATCGGCAACAAGGAAATCCAGGCGTTCGCCGCATTGTTCGACGATTACAACCCTTTGCACGTTGACGATGCCTATGCCGGGCGCAGCCGCTTCGGCGGGCGGATCGCGCATGGGGTCATCTGTCTGGGGCTGATCTCGCACCTCATCGGGATGAAGCTGCCGGGCACGGGAGCCATTTACCTGGGTCAGAGCGCGCGTTTCCTGAAGCCGGTGCGGGTGGGAGATACCGTCACGGCGAGCGTAGAAGTGACGAAGATACGCGCGGACAAGCCGATTCTCACGCTGGCGACGCGCTGCGTGAATCACAAGGATGAGGTGGTGATGGAGGGAGAGGCGGTGGTGATGTGGGAGGGAGGCTAG
- a CDS encoding SDR family oxidoreductase, with amino-acid sequence MPLYLITGVAGFIGSAIAHALVERGEQVRGVDNLSTGRMENIAGIDKRIDFRQADLLDAAVAAEACRGVDYVLHQAAIPSVPRSVADPVGSNRANVDATVNLLEAARKAGVKRVVYAASSSAYGDTPTLPKREDMTPDPISPYAVAKLAGELYMTSFWRCYGLETVSLRYFNIFGPRQDANSEYSAVLARFITRMLDGKPPVIYGDGEQSRDFTYIDNAVAANLLACTRPAAEVAGRVFNIAGGKRVTINEVCRLVKKLTGFAGEPQHEAERAGDIKHSLADISLAKKHLAYEPTVDLEEGLRRTVEWYRKGGS; translated from the coding sequence ATGCCGCTCTACCTCATCACTGGAGTTGCGGGTTTTATCGGATCTGCCATTGCCCATGCGCTGGTAGAGCGCGGGGAGCAGGTGCGCGGAGTGGACAACCTCTCCACCGGCCGCATGGAGAACATCGCCGGCATCGACAAGAGAATCGACTTTCGCCAAGCCGACCTGCTGGACGCCGCGGTCGCGGCCGAAGCCTGCCGGGGCGTGGACTACGTGCTGCACCAGGCAGCCATTCCGTCGGTGCCGCGCTCGGTGGCTGACCCGGTGGGCTCGAACCGGGCGAATGTAGACGCCACCGTGAACCTGCTGGAGGCCGCAAGGAAGGCGGGAGTGAAGCGCGTGGTGTACGCGGCGTCGTCTTCCGCGTACGGGGATACGCCTACGCTTCCCAAACGCGAAGACATGACGCCCGATCCGATCTCACCTTACGCCGTGGCCAAGCTGGCGGGAGAACTGTACATGACGTCGTTCTGGCGCTGCTACGGCCTGGAGACGGTGTCGCTGCGCTACTTCAACATTTTCGGGCCGCGGCAGGACGCGAACTCGGAATATTCCGCGGTGCTGGCGCGGTTCATCACCCGGATGCTGGACGGCAAGCCGCCGGTGATCTATGGCGACGGAGAGCAGAGCCGGGATTTCACCTACATCGACAACGCCGTCGCGGCCAACCTGCTGGCCTGCACCCGGCCGGCTGCGGAAGTGGCGGGGCGGGTGTTCAACATCGCCGGTGGAAAGCGGGTCACCATCAACGAGGTCTGCCGGCTGGTGAAGAAGTTGACGGGATTCGCGGGCGAGCCGCAGCATGAGGCGGAGCGCGCGGGCGACATCAAGCACTCGTTGGCCGACATCAGCCTGGCCAAGAAGCACTTGGCGTACGAGCCGACGGTGGACCTGGAAGAGGGGCTCAGAAGAACGGTGGAGTGGTACCGGAAGGGCGGTTCCTAG
- a CDS encoding VOC family protein, whose translation MPKKAGKKVRKPKSKSKPRPKPKKPAQPRGLDLNHAMVYVRDVERALPFYTKLLGMKVVDEFRYEGKPVYARLCAPFGEGTIALHMAGPGASVAAEGVRLYFETPDLDEFCRRLREKGVYFIQLPRMMPWGWKHAYLNDADGHEISLYWAAGGRMKKTIMRAAKKAAKAR comes from the coding sequence ATGCCGAAAAAGGCCGGGAAGAAGGTCAGAAAGCCAAAGTCCAAATCGAAGCCCAGGCCCAAGCCCAAGAAGCCGGCTCAACCCCGGGGCCTCGACCTCAACCACGCCATGGTCTACGTGCGCGACGTTGAACGTGCCTTGCCCTTTTACACCAAGCTGCTGGGCATGAAAGTGGTGGACGAATTCCGCTACGAAGGCAAGCCCGTTTACGCCCGCCTGTGCGCGCCGTTCGGTGAAGGCACCATCGCCTTGCACATGGCTGGACCGGGAGCGTCAGTCGCCGCGGAAGGCGTGCGGCTCTACTTCGAGACTCCCGACCTGGACGAATTCTGCCGCAGGCTGCGGGAGAAAGGCGTGTACTTCATCCAGCTTCCACGCATGATGCCCTGGGGCTGGAAGCACGCTTACCTCAACGACGCCGACGGCCACGAAATCAGCCTCTACTGGGCCGCCGGCGGCCGTATGAAAAAGACCATCATGCGCGCCGCCAAGAAAGCGGCGAAGGCCCGGTAG
- a CDS encoding cobalamin B12-binding domain-containing protein: MAGERKIRVLVAKPGLDGHDRGAKVIARALRDAGMEVIYTGLRQTPEMIANAALQEDVDVIGLSILSGAHNAIVPRVMELLRQSKMDDVLVVIGGIIPDEDIARMKQAGVAGIFQPGTSLEEIVQFIRGNVKPRGVPA; encoded by the coding sequence ATGGCAGGCGAACGCAAGATACGCGTGCTGGTGGCCAAGCCGGGCCTGGACGGGCACGACCGCGGGGCCAAGGTGATTGCGCGGGCGCTGCGCGATGCCGGCATGGAAGTGATTTACACCGGGTTGCGGCAGACGCCGGAAATGATCGCCAACGCCGCCCTGCAGGAAGACGTGGACGTGATCGGGCTTTCGATCCTCTCCGGGGCGCACAACGCCATTGTGCCGCGGGTGATGGAGCTGTTGCGGCAAAGCAAGATGGATGACGTGCTGGTGGTAATCGGCGGCATCATCCCCGACGAGGACATCGCGCGCATGAAGCAGGCCGGGGTGGCGGGCATCTTCCAGCCGGGGACGTCGCTGGAGGAGATCGTGCAGTTCATCCGCGGCAACGTGAAGCCGC